One Chlorobaculum limnaeum genomic window carries:
- the galE gene encoding UDP-glucose 4-epimerase GalE: protein MKILVIGGAGYIGSHVAREFLDRGYEVTVFDNLSTGREENLFSDAKFVRGDIFDAGTLAEVMNRGFDGCVHLAALKAAGESMQKPQEYSVHNICGTIGTINQAVASGIRCFLFSSSAAIFGSPAYLPIDEKHPKEPENYYGFTKLEIERILEWYDKLKGLKFAAVRYFNAAGFDVQGRIRGLEQNPANLLPVIMEVAAGVRTMLSVFGTDYPTRDGTCIRDYVHVNDLASAHVLAFERVLKTGESLSVNLGSETGVTVLEMLDAARRLTGREIPAEFGPRREGDPANLVATSAMARELLGWTPRHSDLDTLVESTWNVYRDVNADSGGR from the coding sequence ATGAAAATTCTCGTTATCGGCGGCGCAGGGTATATCGGCAGTCACGTGGCTCGCGAGTTTCTCGACCGGGGCTATGAGGTTACGGTGTTCGACAACCTCTCTACCGGGCGGGAGGAGAACCTGTTCAGTGACGCCAAATTCGTTCGCGGCGATATTTTCGATGCCGGCACGCTTGCGGAGGTGATGAATCGCGGGTTCGACGGGTGCGTGCACCTTGCGGCGCTGAAGGCTGCCGGAGAGTCGATGCAGAAGCCGCAGGAGTACTCCGTGCACAATATCTGCGGCACGATCGGCACTATCAACCAGGCTGTGGCGAGCGGCATCCGGTGCTTCCTCTTCTCCTCGTCCGCAGCAATCTTCGGCAGCCCGGCCTATCTGCCCATCGACGAGAAACATCCCAAGGAGCCGGAGAACTACTACGGCTTCACCAAGCTCGAAATCGAGCGCATCCTCGAATGGTACGACAAGCTCAAGGGGCTGAAGTTCGCTGCGGTGCGTTATTTCAACGCGGCGGGCTTCGATGTGCAGGGGCGCATTCGCGGGCTGGAGCAGAATCCGGCCAATCTCTTGCCGGTCATCATGGAGGTCGCGGCGGGCGTGAGAACGATGCTCTCGGTGTTCGGTACGGACTATCCGACTCGTGACGGCACCTGCATTCGTGACTACGTTCACGTCAACGATCTGGCCTCGGCGCATGTGCTCGCATTCGAGCGGGTGCTGAAGACGGGCGAGAGTCTGTCGGTGAACCTCGGCAGCGAGACCGGCGTTACCGTGCTCGAAATGCTCGATGCTGCCCGCAGGTTGACGGGCCGGGAGATTCCGGCGGAGTTTGGGCCGCGCCGCGAAGGAGATCCGGCCAATCTGGTGGCGACTTCGGCGATGGCTCGTGAACTGCTCGGCTGGACGCCGCGGCACAGCGATCTCGACACGCTGGTCGAATCGACCTGGAATGTTTACCGGGACGTTAACGCTGATTCCGGAGGGCGATAA
- the atpE gene encoding ATP synthase F0 subunit C: MEGLGYLGAGIGAGLAAIGAGLGIGNAAASAAEGTARQPEATSDIRTTMIIAAALIEGVALFGEVICVLLALK; encoded by the coding sequence ATGGAAGGTTTGGGTTATTTGGGTGCGGGCATCGGCGCAGGTCTGGCAGCTATCGGTGCAGGTCTTGGTATTGGTAACGCCGCGGCTTCCGCAGCTGAAGGCACTGCCCGTCAGCCCGAGGCTACTTCGGATATCCGTACCACGATGATCATCGCTGCCGCTCTTATCGAGGGTGTCGCGCTGTTCGGCGAGGTTATCTGCGTTCTTCTTGCCCTGAAGTGA
- a CDS encoding F0F1 ATP synthase subunit B: MLTSGIILLEGGLLNPNPGLIFWTALTFLIVLLILSKTAWGPILSMLEERSKGIQSAIDRAHNAKDEAESILKKNRELLARADSEADKIIREAKEMADKVRTELTEKAQEESRKMIASAKEEIEQEKRRALDVLRNEVADMAVKGAEKIIRATLDADKQKAVVNDMIREMASNRN, from the coding sequence ATGCTAACGTCAGGGATTATTCTGCTCGAAGGCGGGCTTCTCAACCCGAATCCTGGCCTCATATTCTGGACAGCGCTCACGTTTTTGATCGTTCTGCTCATTCTCAGCAAAACCGCTTGGGGACCGATCCTGTCAATGCTCGAAGAGCGGTCTAAAGGCATTCAGTCAGCGATTGACCGTGCTCACAACGCAAAAGACGAGGCCGAGTCGATCCTGAAGAAAAACCGGGAATTGCTGGCCAGGGCAGATTCCGAAGCTGATAAAATCATCAGGGAAGCCAAGGAGATGGCCGACAAGGTTCGCACCGAACTCACTGAGAAAGCCCAGGAAGAGTCCCGCAAGATGATTGCTTCCGCCAAGGAAGAGATCGAGCAGGAGAAGCGCCGCGCGCTGGATGTACTCAGGAACGAGGTTGCCGATATGGCGGTGAAAGGCGCTGAAAAAATTATCCGTGCCACTCTCGATGCGGACAAGCAGAAAGCGGTGGTCAACGATATGATCAGGGAAATGGCCTCCAATCGTAACTGA
- the bchU gene encoding bacteriochlorophyllide d C-20 methyltransferase BchU gives MSNNDLLSYYHRANELIFKGLIEFSCMKAAIELDLFSHMAEGPKDLATLAADTASVPPRLEMLLETLRQMKVISLEDGKWSLTPFAEYMFSPNPKEPNLHQLPVAKAMGFLADDFYMGLSQAVRGQKNFKGQVPYPPVTREDNLYFEEIHRSNAKFAIQLLLEEARLDGIKKMIDVGGGIGDISAALVKNFPELDSTILNLPGAIDLVNENAAEKGVADRLRGIAVDIYKESYPEADAVMFCRILYSANEQLSTIMCKKAFDAMQSGGRLLILDMVIDDAENPNFDYLSHYILGAGMPFSVLGFKEQARYKEILESLGYTDVTMVRKYDHLLVQAVKP, from the coding sequence ATGAGCAACAATGACCTCCTGAGCTACTACCACAGGGCAAACGAGCTGATCTTCAAGGGCCTCATCGAGTTCAGCTGCATGAAAGCCGCCATCGAACTCGACCTTTTCAGCCACATGGCAGAAGGCCCCAAGGATCTCGCAACGCTGGCCGCCGACACCGCTTCGGTACCGCCCCGTCTCGAAATGCTTCTCGAGACGCTCCGCCAGATGAAGGTCATCAGCCTCGAGGATGGAAAATGGTCATTGACTCCGTTTGCCGAGTACATGTTCTCGCCGAATCCGAAAGAGCCGAACCTGCACCAGTTGCCGGTCGCCAAGGCGATGGGCTTCCTCGCCGACGACTTCTACATGGGTCTCTCCCAGGCTGTCAGGGGTCAGAAGAACTTCAAGGGTCAGGTGCCCTATCCGCCGGTCACGCGCGAAGATAACCTCTACTTCGAGGAGATTCACCGCAGCAACGCCAAGTTCGCCATCCAGCTCCTGCTCGAAGAGGCCAGGCTCGACGGCATCAAAAAGATGATCGACGTAGGCGGCGGCATCGGCGATATTTCGGCGGCCCTCGTCAAGAACTTCCCGGAACTCGATTCCACCATCCTGAACCTGCCGGGCGCTATCGACCTCGTCAACGAAAACGCCGCCGAGAAGGGCGTGGCCGACCGTCTGCGCGGCATCGCGGTGGACATCTACAAGGAGTCCTACCCGGAAGCCGACGCGGTGATGTTCTGCCGCATTCTCTACTCGGCCAACGAGCAGCTCTCGACCATCATGTGCAAGAAGGCGTTCGACGCCATGCAGTCCGGCGGTCGCCTCCTGATTCTCGACATGGTGATCGATGACGCGGAAAACCCGAACTTCGACTACCTGAGCCACTACATCCTCGGCGCCGGAATGCCCTTCTCGGTGCTCGGCTTCAAGGAGCAGGCCCGCTACAAGGAGATTCTCGAAAGCCTCGGCTACACCGACGTCACGATGGTGCGCAAGTACGACCACCTGCTCGTTCAGGCCGTGAAACCGTAA
- a CDS encoding F0F1 ATP synthase subunit A, which translates to MRKKAISRILALVVPVLLSLNSPVFATPGQNEAPVTEPVAATAPAVPANIEAHAAAPAEAEAAHVEGGEEKPGDLIMHHILDSHTFAFEPFGEVHLPHLEVAGYDISITKHVVMIWLAAILLVVIASAAGASFRKMSTNQAPKGLANVFESLVDFISNDVAKPNIGHGYEKFLPYLLTVFFFILVCNLLGLIPYGATATGNVNVTLTLATFTFIVTQFSAFKAHGIKGYLQHLTAGTHWALWIIMVPIEILGQFTKPFALTIRLFANMTAGHIIILSLFFISFILKSYIVAVAVSIPFAIFIYLLELFVAFLQAFVFTMLSALFIGLATAHEGGHDGHELEASSHH; encoded by the coding sequence ATGCGAAAGAAAGCGATTTCAAGAATTCTGGCACTGGTGGTGCCTGTTCTCCTGAGCCTGAACAGTCCTGTATTCGCAACTCCTGGTCAGAATGAGGCCCCTGTCACGGAGCCTGTAGCGGCAACTGCTCCGGCAGTACCGGCAAACATCGAGGCGCACGCCGCCGCACCCGCAGAGGCAGAAGCTGCTCATGTCGAAGGGGGCGAAGAGAAGCCTGGCGACCTGATCATGCACCATATTCTCGATAGCCACACCTTCGCTTTCGAACCATTCGGAGAGGTGCATTTGCCCCATCTCGAAGTCGCCGGTTATGATATTTCGATCACTAAGCATGTCGTGATGATCTGGCTTGCCGCGATACTGCTTGTCGTAATCGCGAGCGCTGCTGGCGCGAGTTTCAGGAAAATGTCCACAAACCAGGCCCCGAAAGGACTCGCCAACGTGTTCGAGTCGCTTGTCGATTTTATCAGCAACGACGTCGCCAAACCCAACATCGGTCACGGTTACGAGAAGTTCCTTCCCTACCTGCTGACGGTGTTTTTCTTCATTCTGGTTTGCAACCTGCTCGGTCTCATTCCCTATGGCGCGACGGCTACAGGCAACGTCAACGTCACGCTGACCCTGGCTACCTTCACCTTTATCGTCACCCAGTTCTCTGCGTTCAAGGCTCACGGCATCAAGGGCTACCTGCAGCACCTGACCGCCGGTACCCACTGGGCGCTCTGGATCATCATGGTGCCGATCGAAATTCTCGGACAGTTCACCAAGCCGTTCGCTCTGACCATCCGACTCTTCGCGAACATGACGGCAGGTCATATCATCATTCTCAGCCTGTTCTTCATCAGCTTCATCCTGAAGAGCTACATCGTCGCCGTGGCGGTTTCGATTCCGTTCGCGATCTTCATCTATCTGCTTGAACTCTTCGTGGCGTTCCTGCAGGCATTCGTGTTCACCATGCTCTCGGCGCTCTTTATCGGTCTGGCGACGGCTCATGAGGGCGGTCACGATGGTCACGAGCTTGAAGCTTCCAGTCATCACTGA
- the ftsZ gene encoding cell division protein FtsZ, with amino-acid sequence MAFELDPGLFDSDQGSGVNIKIVGVGGCGGNAVNNMMDRKICGTEFVVFNTDRQALLNSRAPIRVQIGKKATNGLGAGADPGKGRLAAEDDRELIAMQLRGADLVFIAAGMGKGTGTGAAPVVASIARNMGILTIGVVTRPFSFEGQIKSRIADAGIVELRKYIDTLIIVENEKILSIADEGVSATEAYNMANDVLFRAVKGIADIITHHGHVNVDFADVRSIMQGAGDAVMGSAAAAGERRALKAASDAVTSPLMEGVKMRGAKGVLVNITGDVTMRDIADAMNYIEEQVGSEAKIINGYVDEPQVSGEIRVTVIVTGFRRLEPEEARQSGVQPGPQEKAAPKAPPAQGFGRPVQVSGYPESVVEDMRIPAYIRKSRSIQEPFDIGRSCSTAPRPTAGSNLLSTQDDDHEQIQKGSTDTPAYLRRKNNPPLQ; translated from the coding sequence ATGGCATTCGAACTCGATCCGGGCCTGTTCGACAGCGATCAGGGCAGCGGAGTCAATATCAAGATCGTTGGCGTTGGCGGATGCGGCGGCAATGCCGTCAACAATATGATGGACCGGAAGATCTGCGGCACCGAATTCGTCGTTTTCAACACCGACCGTCAGGCGCTCCTGAACTCCAGAGCGCCGATTCGGGTGCAGATCGGCAAGAAGGCCACCAACGGACTGGGCGCGGGAGCCGATCCGGGCAAGGGACGGCTCGCCGCCGAGGATGACCGCGAGCTGATCGCCATGCAGTTGCGCGGAGCTGACCTCGTCTTCATCGCTGCGGGCATGGGCAAGGGCACCGGCACCGGCGCCGCACCGGTGGTCGCCTCGATCGCGCGCAACATGGGCATTCTCACCATCGGCGTCGTCACCCGTCCCTTCAGCTTCGAAGGCCAGATCAAGTCGCGCATCGCCGACGCCGGGATCGTCGAGCTGCGCAAGTATATCGACACCCTCATCATCGTCGAGAACGAGAAAATCCTGAGCATCGCCGACGAAGGGGTCAGTGCCACCGAGGCGTACAACATGGCCAACGATGTTCTCTTCCGGGCGGTCAAGGGGATCGCCGACATCATTACCCACCACGGCCATGTCAACGTCGATTTCGCCGATGTCCGCAGCATCATGCAGGGGGCGGGCGACGCCGTCATGGGTTCCGCCGCCGCCGCAGGAGAGCGCCGCGCCCTGAAAGCGGCGTCGGACGCAGTCACCAGTCCGCTGATGGAGGGGGTCAAGATGCGAGGCGCCAAGGGGGTGCTGGTGAATATCACCGGCGACGTTACCATGCGTGACATCGCCGACGCCATGAACTACATCGAGGAGCAGGTCGGCAGCGAGGCGAAGATCATCAACGGCTATGTCGATGAGCCGCAGGTGTCGGGAGAAATCCGCGTCACGGTTATCGTCACCGGCTTTAGAAGACTGGAGCCGGAAGAGGCGCGGCAATCCGGAGTGCAACCGGGCCCCCAGGAAAAGGCCGCGCCGAAAGCGCCTCCCGCCCAAGGGTTCGGACGCCCCGTGCAAGTCTCCGGTTATCCCGAATCGGTGGTCGAGGATATGCGAATTCCCGCCTATATCAGGAAGAGCCGCTCCATCCAGGAGCCGTTCGATATCGGCCGCTCATGCAGCACCGCCCCTCGTCCGACGGCTGGATCGAATCTCCTGTCAACCCAGGACGATGACCACGAGCAGATACAGAAAGGCTCCACCGACACTCCGGCCTACCTCCGCCGGAAAAACAACCCGCCACTGCAATGA
- a CDS encoding IS5 family transposase, producing MYQPKFQQLTFENFHLPFGGKLDPENRWVKLADVIPWHVAETMYAKNFMSKRGAPALTVRMALGSLIIKEKLGLSDIETVEQIKENPYLQFFIGLETYQHAAPFDASMLTHFRKRLKHTDLAALQEELLQRHLAEERRKAEERNQNDDGDGGSGNKGKLIVDATCAPADIAYPTDIGLLNEAREKTEKIIDQLCANAPQELGKPRTYRKKARKAFLSAIMKRNLSKKALRRAIRQQLQYIGRNLKHIEALSAAVPLTVLSTARYRDLLVIDELYRQQQEMYKSDRKSISDRIVSISQPHVRPIVRGKAAARTEFGMKLSISVVDGISLPERMSWNAYNEGCDLVRDIERYRERYGHYPESVHADKIYRTLANRMWCKARGIRLSGVPLGRPPKDVEKNRARRRQIREDEGVRNAVEGMFGKAKRRYGLGRVMARLAESSLSVVSITFLVMNLDRLLAAPFLRLFEWLLLELDVIRNLFAWSPPRAAIECRGAMA from the coding sequence ATGTACCAGCCGAAGTTTCAGCAGCTCACGTTCGAAAATTTCCATCTGCCGTTTGGTGGTAAACTCGATCCGGAAAACCGGTGGGTGAAGCTCGCCGACGTAATTCCCTGGCACGTCGCCGAGACGATGTATGCCAAAAACTTCATGTCGAAACGGGGCGCTCCTGCACTGACGGTTCGCATGGCGCTGGGGTCCTTGATTATCAAGGAGAAGCTCGGCCTTTCGGATATCGAGACGGTCGAACAGATCAAGGAGAACCCGTATCTCCAGTTCTTTATCGGTCTTGAAACGTACCAGCATGCAGCGCCCTTCGATGCCTCGATGCTGACCCACTTTCGGAAGCGGCTGAAGCATACCGATCTGGCCGCGTTGCAGGAGGAACTCCTGCAACGCCATCTGGCTGAAGAGCGCAGGAAGGCTGAGGAAAGGAACCAGAATGACGACGGAGACGGTGGTTCCGGCAACAAGGGCAAACTCATCGTTGATGCCACCTGCGCACCGGCAGACATCGCCTATCCGACGGATATTGGTCTGCTCAACGAAGCACGGGAAAAGACCGAGAAAATCATCGACCAGTTGTGTGCCAATGCTCCGCAGGAGTTGGGCAAGCCGAGGACGTATCGCAAGAAGGCCAGGAAAGCGTTTCTCTCGGCAATCATGAAGCGGAACCTGTCGAAAAAAGCGCTTCGTCGAGCCATTCGCCAGCAGTTGCAGTACATCGGTCGAAACCTGAAGCATATCGAAGCGCTCAGCGCCGCTGTACCGCTGACCGTCCTCTCGACAGCGCGGTATCGCGACCTGCTGGTGATCGATGAGCTGTATCGGCAGCAACAGGAAATGTACAAGAGTGACAGGAAGAGCATCAGCGATCGAATCGTCAGCATCAGCCAGCCCCATGTCAGGCCGATCGTACGGGGCAAGGCCGCAGCCAGGACGGAGTTCGGCATGAAGCTCTCCATCAGCGTCGTCGACGGCATCAGCCTGCCGGAACGGATGAGCTGGAACGCCTACAACGAAGGCTGCGACCTGGTGCGGGATATCGAGCGATATCGCGAGCGCTACGGGCACTATCCCGAATCAGTCCATGCCGACAAGATCTACCGGACGCTGGCCAACCGGATGTGGTGCAAGGCACGAGGAATCCGGCTGAGCGGCGTGCCGCTCGGTCGGCCCCCGAAGGATGTTGAGAAGAACCGGGCCCGCCGGCGGCAGATCAGGGAAGACGAAGGAGTCCGGAATGCCGTCGAAGGCATGTTCGGTAAGGCGAAGCGCCGATACGGGCTGGGCCGGGTAATGGCGAGGCTTGCCGAGAGCAGTCTGAGTGTGGTCTCGATCACGTTCCTCGTGATGAACTTGGACCGGCTGCTCGCCGCTCCTTTTTTGCGCCTGTTTGAATGGCTCCTTTTGGAGCTTGATGTAATCAGAAATTTGTTCGCGTGGTCACCTCCCCGAGCGGCGATTGAGTGCCGCGGGGCGATGGCTTGA
- a CDS encoding F0F1 ATP synthase subunit delta: MSSAIAGRRYAVALLEVAVEGNFLETVTEDLRKIQEVLAGSHELVLALKSPLINVDLKSKILEEIFRSEIDQKTMTFIKLLTHKKRANLLAGVIAEFNALIDERNGVINADVKSAVKLSDEQAKELVNSLSARTGKKIRARMLLDENLIGGVSVKIGDTIIDGSISHQLEMLKHSLLAEPA; encoded by the coding sequence ATGTCAAGTGCAATTGCGGGCCGTCGATATGCGGTGGCCTTGCTCGAAGTGGCCGTTGAAGGTAACTTTCTGGAGACGGTTACCGAAGACCTGCGGAAAATACAGGAAGTGCTCGCCGGCAGTCATGAGCTCGTTCTGGCCCTCAAAAGCCCGCTGATCAATGTCGATCTCAAATCGAAAATTCTCGAAGAGATATTCAGGAGTGAGATCGATCAGAAAACGATGACTTTCATCAAGCTGCTCACCCACAAAAAAAGGGCGAACCTGCTTGCCGGAGTGATTGCCGAATTCAACGCTTTGATCGACGAACGCAATGGCGTCATCAACGCCGATGTGAAAAGCGCCGTCAAGCTCAGCGACGAGCAGGCCAAAGAGCTGGTCAACAGCCTCTCTGCTCGCACTGGCAAGAAGATTCGCGCCAGGATGCTGCTCGACGAGAACCTTATCGGTGGCGTGAGCGTGAAGATCGGCGATACGATCATTGACGGAAGCATCAGCCATCAGCTCGAGATGCTTAAGCACTCTCTGCTTGCTGAACCGGCCTGA
- a CDS encoding acetyl-CoA hydrolase/transferase family protein has translation MSYRTISAEEAVMAIRSGDRVFLHTAAATPRRLIDAMVSRASHLRDVEIVSLHTEGEAAYVRPEFQESFRLNAFFVGKNVRSAVQCGYADAIPIFLSDVPAMFYDGVMPLDVALVHVSPPDRHGYCSLGVSVDAARAAVHTAKHVIAQVNPNMPRTHGEGLLHVSKIDSLVEVDDPLPETPRHELTDVERQIGQHIASIVEDGATLQMGIGAIPDATLAALTGHKDLGIHSEMFSDGVVELVEKGVVNGRCKKTHNEIIVASFLVGSRKLYDFVDDNPQVEMFGSDYVNDTREIRKNPKVTAINSAIEIDMTGQVCADSIGIRHFSGVGGQMDFIRGAALSPGGKPIIALPATTSKGESRIVTQLKPGAGVVTTRAHVQYVVTEYGIVNLHGKNLRQRAEAMATIAHPDFREDILRKAHDLYGRKSNCLMDN, from the coding sequence ATGAGTTACCGGACAATATCCGCCGAAGAGGCCGTCATGGCCATCAGGTCGGGCGACAGGGTTTTCCTCCACACGGCGGCGGCGACCCCCCGCAGGCTGATCGACGCCATGGTCAGCCGCGCCAGCCACCTGCGCGATGTCGAGATCGTCAGCCTGCACACCGAGGGCGAGGCGGCCTACGTCAGGCCCGAATTTCAGGAGAGCTTCCGGCTTAACGCCTTCTTTGTCGGCAAGAACGTACGCTCGGCGGTACAGTGCGGTTACGCCGATGCCATTCCGATCTTCCTTAGCGACGTGCCCGCGATGTTCTACGACGGCGTCATGCCGCTCGACGTGGCGCTGGTGCACGTCTCTCCGCCCGACCGCCACGGCTACTGCTCGCTTGGCGTGTCGGTCGATGCGGCCCGCGCAGCCGTGCACACTGCGAAGCACGTCATCGCGCAGGTAAACCCGAACATGCCGCGCACCCACGGCGAAGGGCTGCTCCATGTGAGCAAGATCGACTCGCTCGTCGAGGTAGACGATCCGCTGCCCGAGACGCCACGCCACGAGCTGACCGACGTCGAGCGCCAGATCGGCCAGCATATCGCCTCCATCGTCGAGGACGGTGCAACCCTGCAAATGGGCATCGGCGCGATTCCCGACGCGACACTCGCCGCCTTGACCGGCCACAAAGACCTCGGCATCCACTCGGAGATGTTCTCGGACGGCGTGGTCGAGCTGGTCGAAAAGGGGGTAGTGAACGGTCGCTGCAAGAAGACGCACAACGAGATCATCGTGGCGAGCTTTCTGGTCGGCAGCCGCAAACTCTATGATTTCGTGGACGACAATCCGCAGGTCGAGATGTTCGGCTCAGACTACGTCAATGACACCAGGGAGATTCGCAAGAACCCGAAGGTCACGGCGATCAACAGCGCCATCGAGATCGACATGACCGGCCAGGTGTGCGCCGATTCCATCGGCATCCGCCACTTCTCCGGCGTCGGCGGGCAGATGGACTTCATCCGCGGCGCGGCGCTCTCGCCCGGCGGCAAGCCGATCATCGCCCTGCCCGCCACCACCAGCAAGGGCGAGTCGCGGATCGTCACACAGCTCAAGCCGGGAGCAGGCGTCGTGACCACTCGGGCGCACGTGCAGTACGTCGTCACCGAATACGGCATCGTCAACCTGCACGGTAAAAATTTACGCCAGCGAGCCGAAGCGATGGCCACCATCGCTCACCCCGACTTCCGCGAAGATATCCTTCGCAAGGCCCACGACCTGTACGGGCGGAAGAGCAATTGTTTAATGGATAATTGA
- the pgeF gene encoding peptidoglycan editing factor PgeF, with protein MPKPPAIAPLHPSIFSAIPNLVALQTTRSGGVSEPPLDSLNLAWHTGDDPGHVRENYRRLCAYLGISPESIVTTGQVHGTEIALVTAPGNLDGYDALITNTRGLLVGIMTADCYPILIHDRRTGASGAAHAGWQGAAGRIAEKTVQAMRESFGTLPQDCLAWVGTGISGERYEIGGEVAARFDSRYLKPAPSGEGKHLLDLSAASRDQLLEAGLPSEQVQRSEYCSYRDADLFFSYRRDNGKTGRMLALIGVREQ; from the coding sequence ATGCCCAAGCCCCCAGCAATCGCCCCCCTCCACCCCTCCATCTTCTCCGCCATCCCCAACCTCGTGGCGCTTCAGACGACTCGCTCCGGCGGAGTGAGCGAGCCACCGCTGGATTCGTTGAATCTTGCGTGGCATACCGGAGACGATCCGGGGCATGTGCGGGAGAATTACCGGCGGCTGTGCGCGTATCTCGGGATCAGCCCCGAGAGCATCGTGACGACCGGACAGGTGCATGGCACGGAGATCGCGCTTGTCACCGCGCCGGGCAACCTCGACGGATATGACGCGCTCATCACCAACACTCGCGGCCTCCTTGTCGGCATCATGACGGCGGACTGCTACCCGATCCTCATCCACGACCGCCGGACAGGCGCGTCCGGCGCGGCTCATGCGGGATGGCAGGGCGCGGCGGGGCGGATCGCTGAAAAAACCGTCCAGGCGATGCGCGAATCCTTCGGCACCCTCCCGCAGGATTGCCTCGCCTGGGTCGGCACCGGCATCTCCGGCGAGCGCTACGAAATCGGCGGCGAGGTGGCGGCCCGCTTCGACAGCCGCTACCTCAAGCCAGCGCCATCCGGCGAAGGCAAGCACCTGCTCGACCTCTCGGCAGCCAGCCGCGACCAGCTCCTCGAAGCGGGCCTCCCGTCAGAGCAGGTGCAGCGCTCCGAGTACTGCTCATACCGCGACGCCGACCTCTTCTTCTCCTACCGCCGCGACAACGGCAAAACCGGACGGATGCTTGCGCTGATCGGGGTGAGGGAACAATGA
- a CDS encoding AtpZ/AtpI family protein translates to MTMLDNDRKKDKFTEQFGNSVRALSDYLGIGVQIASSFALFVFLGYWADSKLGTSPLLLLAGVLVGMVGMVLVLMKTIRQADRDHDRLHQHTRNHEKDSQT, encoded by the coding sequence ATGACCATGTTAGATAATGACAGGAAAAAGGATAAATTCACGGAGCAGTTTGGAAATTCGGTCAGGGCGCTGTCGGATTATCTCGGAATCGGGGTTCAGATCGCATCGAGCTTCGCGCTTTTCGTCTTCCTTGGTTACTGGGCGGATTCGAAGCTTGGCACCTCCCCTCTGCTTCTGTTAGCCGGAGTGCTTGTTGGCATGGTTGGCATGGTGCTCGTGCTCATGAAAACCATCCGGCAGGCAGACCGCGACCATGACCGCTTACATCAACACACACGAAACCATGAAAAGGATAGCCAGACATGA